The genomic window AATGCGCGCGGCATTGACGACATCATTGCGGTGGACGACCTCAAGCAGGGCGACAAATTCCGCAACCTGGCCGGCCTGCGCATTGCCGACTATGTAGACGCCGACATCTTTTACGAGGCCTTTGCCGGTGGCTCCTATGGCCAGATCGAAGCCGTGTTCCACGAAGGTGCCTGCAGCGACACCATGGAACTCGATGGCAAATACATGATGGCCAACAACTACACATTGTCGTGCCAGTTGTTCCACGCCTGCCAGAAGCGCGGTGCACGCCTGTTGTATGCATCGTCGGCAGCCACCTACGGCGGCTCGGACACGTTTCGTGAAGAACCGGCCTTTGAACTGCCGCTCAATGTCTATGGCTACTCCAAGCTCTTGTTCGACCAGCGCATGCGCAGAGAATGCGGCAGTGATTTTCAGCGCACCAAGGCCGGCAAGACCAACCAGGTCGTGGGCTTTCGTTACTTCAATGTCTATGGCCCGCACGAGCAACACAAGGGCCGCATGGCCAGCGTGGCCTACCACCAGTTCCACCAGTTCCATGCCGAGGGCAAGGTCAAGCTGTTCGGCGACTACGGTGGTTATGCAGCCGGTGGCCAGATGCGCGACTTTGTCTACATCGACGACGTGGTGGCCGTCAACCTGTGGTTCTTCGACCACCCCGGCGAATCTGGTATCTACAACCTGGGCACAGGCCAGGCACAACCGTTCAACGATGTGGCACTCACCGTGGTCAACACCCTGCGCGAGCAGCGTGGTGAAAGCGCGCTGTCGCTACAGCAGGCGGCCGCAGATGGGCTGATCGAATACATCGCCTTCCCCGAGGCCTTGCGTGGCAAATACCAAAGCTACACCCAGGCCGATCTCAGCGCGCTGCGCAGCACCGGGTGCCAACACGCGTTTGCCAATGTGCAAAGTGGTGTGCGCGCCTACGTACAGGCATTAACAGCCAGTCGCTGACCAAGGGTAGGTGCGGGCGGGGTTGTCGGCCGGTCAGTCAACCGCGCCAAGCTAAGGTACGTTGTAGGCTGGACACCAAGACTCTGGTGCCAGCCTCTTAGTTAACCACTCCACACACTCCTGAAGGAATGCACATGTTGAAGAAAATCCTGGTCCTCGCCGTGCTGCTGTACGCAAGCCTTTCTTTTGCTGCAGTCGATGTCAACAAAGCCACTGCGGCAGAGCTCGACGGCATCAAAGGTATTGGCCCCGGCATCTCCACCAAGATCATTGACGAGCGCAAGAAGGGCAATTTCAAAGACTGGAACGACTTCGTCGAACGCGTCAAAGGTGTGGGTGAAGGCAATGCCGCCAAGTTCTCTGCCGAAGGCATGACCGTCAACGGCGCAGCCTTCAAGGGCGCCGCTGCTGCACCAGTCGCCAAGGCAGATGCCAAGCCTGCCGCTGCTGCACCAGCCGCCGCACCGGCGCCTGCAGCAGCCCCCGCTGCCAAGGAAGAAAAGAAAGACCCCAAGGCCGAAGCCAAGATGAAGGCTGAGGAAGCCAAGAAGGCCAAGGCCGAAGAAAAAGCCAAGAAGGCAGAAGAAGCCAAGGCCAAAAAAGAAGCTGCCAAACAAGCCAAGGAAGATGCCAAGAAAGCCAAGGCTGACGCTGCTGCAACCGCAGCTCCTGCCACGCCCGCAGCACCTGCGGCACCTGCCGCCAGCGCACCCAAGGCCACTGCCAGCGCCGCCAAGAAATAAGCGCTACGCCGCTGACCCCACCCACCCGCTTCGGCGGGTTTTTTGTTTCTGGTTTTCGCCATTGCGGCGACGGATGCGCCAGCGTATGCTCGCGCTTGCCAGACCGGCCAGAACCCCAAGACAAAGGCACACCCCATGACCCCATTGCCCCTGGTGAAGCTGAGTTGCATGGTGCTTTTGGCAGGCGCTGTGTCAAGCGCCCATGCACAGTGCACACGCCTGGTCTTGGCTGCAGACCCGGACTACCCACCCCTGCACTGGTACGACGGCAACACCATGCACGGCGCTTCCATCGCCATTGCCAAGCGGGTGCTGGACGATCTCAAAATCCCCTATGAGGTGCGTTACCTCGGCCCCTTCCCCCGGGTGATGGCGGCAGCCGAACGGGGCGATATCGACATGGTGGCCACCCTGAAAAAAACGCCGGAGCGCGAAGCGTTTTTGCTGTACCCCAAAACAGCGGCCTTTGTGAACCCGGTCGCCGTCTTCACATCCAGAGACCGCCCCATCACCTTCAACAGCCGCGCAGACCTGATTGGCCTCAGGGGCGGCATCACACGCAGTAATGTCTTTGGTGATGGTTTTGACGAATACATGAAGCAGAACCTGACCATCGAAGAGGCCAACAGCCCCGCGAACAATTTCAGCAAACTTGGCGCGGACCGGTTGGACTACTTCATCACCGGGTATTACACCGGCATGGCCCACCTGCTCAAGCGCGGCGACGAAGAGCGTTTTGTCGCCAAGTCACCGTTCCTGGTGGAGACCGCCAACTACATGGTTCTGACACGCAAAGGCCAGTGCGCCGACAAACTCGACGCCATTGACACCCGCCTGTCCCTGCTCAAGAAAAGTGGCGCGCTGGATGAGCTGATACGACAGAGTTTTGCCCAGTGGAAGGCCAACCCGGTGGTGGTGGTGAAGTGACTTCAAGCAAAACGTGCCTCTAGCCCCCGTGATTGCTAACAGTAGTGCTATTATTTATATAGCTACTGGCATGCGGTTCAATTGCGAAGACTGAGCCGACCCCACCCGGTCGAGCACACGTTTGCAGGCGGGTGCGACCAAGGGGATGGTGATGGTGAATGTCGCACCCTGCCCCTCCACACTGTCCACCGCCACCGTGCCACCCAGCACACCCGTGGTGATGTTGTGCACGACGTACAAGCCCAGGCCCGAACCCCCTTGCCCCAGCCGGGTGGTGAAGAAGGGTTCAAACAGGTGGCGCCTGTGCGCCAGCGGAATGCCACTACCGAAGTCACGCACGCTGATGGTGGCGTGGTCTGCCCCCACACAACACGCGTCCACCGCTATATGACCCGCGGTTTGGCCCTTGTCGTAGCCATGCAAGATGGCGTTTTCAATCAAGTGTGTCAGTACCTGGCCCAAAGGACCTGGAAAACTGTCGAGCGCCGCGTCCTGCAGGGCATCACATGTGAGCGTACAAGCCGACTTGGCCACCAGGGGTTTGAGCGTCAGCAATATCTCTGCAATCGCCGTGGCCAGGGAAAACTGCCGGCGCTGCGAACTGGTCTGATCTACCGCCACCTGCTTAAAACTGGTGATCAGCGTGGCTGCGCGGGTAATGTTGCGCCCCATCAGGTCGGTGGCCTGGCGCGAATCGTCCAGAAAACTTTGCAGGTCTGAGCGTTTGAGCCCCGCCTCCGCCAACTGCGCCAGTTCGGCGACACGGTAGTCCAGTGCACTCACGGCCGTCACGCAGTTGCCAATGGGTGTATTCAACTCATGGGCAACACCCGTGACCAGCGAACCCAACGCTGCCAACTTTTCCGATTGGACCAACTGGTCTCGGGCCAGCTCCAGCGTGGCCAGGGCCTGCGTCAACTCCTGGTTGACCAACAGCAACTCCGCAGTGCGCTGGGCCACACGCGCCTCAAGCTGGGTATTGAGCGCCAACACTTCCTCTTGTGCGAGCCGACGCTCGGTGACATCGAAATAGGTGAACACCACCAGCGTACGGGTGGCCTCCACAAATGATCGGCTGGACAGCGATACCCAGCGAATGGCACCATCGGCGCGCTGGAGCTGGGCTTCTTCGTTATGTATAGCCTCGCCACGCAAAGCGCGGTCCAACCGATGCACCCGCTCCTGGGGATTGACCCACAACCCCAGGGTCAGGCCCGACTGACCCTGGGCCGCGGCGCGGTCAAAGCCAAAGGTTTCAAACCAGGCGTCGTTCCAGACCGTCGAACTGAAGCCATCGCTACTGGAGGAATATCCCATGGGCATGGGGGACTGGTCAAACAGCCGAACAAAACGCGCCTCACTTTCCTGCAAGGCGATGCTGGCGGCCCGCGCCAGCGTCACGTCTTCCATCAACCACACCGCACCTTCATCAGGGTTGTCTGCATGGACCCAACTGGCCGTTACCCGGCACCAGATGGGTTCACCCCGGTGGTTGCTGTAGCACAGCTCTCCATCGAATCGTCCATGCGCAGACAGCGCAGGGTAGACCAATGCACCATTCTCCGCCCAGGCCTGGTCACTGGCATACATGACCCGCGTGGGCTGGCCCTGCATCTGGTTATGCTCCCAGCCGAAGATGGCCTCAAACGCCGGGTTGCAACGCTGGATGCGCCGGTCCCTGGTGAACAGAATGCCCGTCGCCGCCCGGTCAAAGATCATCTGCTGTTCTCGCAGCAGACGCTCGGTCAGCGCAACGGCTATGTCGACACTGTCTTTGGAGTTCATGGTCGATCCCCGATCCGGTCGGTGCAGTTGGCGGCGGCGTTACGCGCCGTACCCACCACCCCCTGGTGTGGATATTTCGAAGATGTCGCCAGCGTGCATCTCGGCCTGGCCGATATGCCCCAATTGCTCCACCTCCCCATTGGCCCGCAGCACCCGATTGACACCCACCTGCCCTGGCTGGCCACCCGCCATTCCAAACGCGCCGTGGCTGCGGCCGTTGGACAGAATGCTGGCCGTCATGTTCTCCAGGAAACGCACACGGCGCACACCACCGTCGCCACCGTGCCACTTGCCAGCGCCACCCGAACCGGCGCGGATTTCGTAACTCTCCAGGCGCACCGGGAAGCGGAACTCAAAAATCTCGGGGTCGGTCAAGCGCGAGTTGGTCATGTGGGTCTGGACCACGCTGGTCCCGTTGAAGCCACCCACTACCTCGCCTGCGAGATTGGTCATCACGCCAGCGCCCGAGCCACCCGAAATGGTTTCGTAGTACTGGTACTGCGCATTGCCAAAGGTGAAGTTGTTCATGGTGCACTGGCTGGCCGCCATCACACCCAGGGCGCCGTACAGGGCATTGGTGATGCAGCTCGATGTTTCAACATTGCCCGCCACCACCGAGGCCGGCGGATTGGGGTTGAGCATGGAGCCCTGCGGAATGATCACCTCCAGCGGCTTCAGGCATCCGGCATTCAGCGGAATGTCGTCGTCCACCAACGTGCGGAACACATACAGAACCGCCGCCATACACACCGCTGTGGGTGCATTGAAGTTGTTGATCTGCTGGGGCGAGGTACCGGTGAAATCGATCACCGCACTGCGCTCCTTGGCATTGACGCGAATCGCAACCTGGATCTGCGCGCCGTTGTCCAGCGGCAGCGTAAAGGCTCCGTCTTTCAAACGGGTGATGACGCGGCGCACGGACTCTTCCGCGTTGTCCTGCACATGGCGCATGTAAGCCTGCACCACGTCCAGGCCAAACTGCTCCACCATCTTGCGCAGCTCTTGCACACCCTTTTCGTTGGCAGCGATCTGCGCGTTCAGGTCGGCCATGTTTTGCTGGGTGTTACGTGAGGGGTATTCACCACTGCTCAGCAGCGCCACCATCTCGGCCTCGCGCAGCACTCCGCGGTCCACCAGCTTGAAGTTGTTGATCTGTACGCCCTCTTCCTCGATGCGCGTGGAGAACGGAGGCATGGAGCCCGGTGTAGTGCCGCCCACATCCGCATGGTGACCGCGGCTACCAACGTAAAACGTGGGCTTGCCGTCCATGTAGACCGGCGTAATGACGGTGATGTCAGGCAGGTGGGTGCCACCATGGTAGGGATCGTTGAGCACATAAACGTCACCCGGCTGCATGGTGTTGGCGTTCTCGCGCACTACAGTCTTGATGCTCTCGCCCATGCTGCCCAAATGCACTGGCATGTGGGGTGCATTGGCGATCAGGTTGCCGGCGGCATCGAACAACGCGCAACTGAAGTCCAGGCGCTCCTTGATGTTGACCGAGTAAGCGGTGTTCTGCAGTTGCAGGCCCATCTGCTCGGCAATGTTCATGAACAGGTTGTTGAACACCTCCAGCAGCACCGGGTCCACGGTAGTGCCTACTGCATATTTGATAGCACGCTTTGCAGTGCGGACGAGGGCCAGGTGGTCAAACTCTGTAAGAGTTGCCTGCCAGCCGGGCTCCACCACGGTGGTCGCGTTTTTCTCTGCAATGATGGCCGGTCCGGGGATCACGTCACCGGGACGCAAATCTTCGCGCACCACCAGCGCTGCCTGTACCCACTCGCCGCCGGAGTACATACGCACCATCTCGCGCACCGCGCCGCTGGCCTGCAAATCGCGCGGCGCGTGCATGGCGTGGCGGGGTTCCGCCGGTGCATCACCGGCAATCACGGCCTCGACCGACACCGCTTCCACAATCAGCCCCTTGCCCTCCATCAGGAAGGCAAAGCGCTGGCGGTAGGCAGCCTCAAAACCGGCCACGATGCGGGCTGCCACGTCTGCGGCGTTTGCACCGGCCGTTGGGTAGGGCACCACCAACGCGGCATCGCTGCCCTCGTAGCGCACATGTACGCGGCGGTGGGTGGTGATGTGACCATGGTTGACCTGCTGGCGGGTCAGCTCACCCTGGGCATGGGCGGCCAACTCATCCAGCTGGACCACGATGGCTGCCAGGGCTTCGGGATTGAGTTTGACCTCCACCGCTTGTTCGCGTATCACCGACTGGTCGGCCAGACCCATGCCATAGGCGCTGAGCACACCGGCCAGCGGGTGCACAAACACTCGGGTCATGCCCAGGGCGTCGGCCACCAGGCAGGCGTGTTGGCCACCGGCGCCACCAAAACATTGCAACGTGTAACTGGTGACGTCATAACCACGGGCCACCGAAATTTTCTTGATGGCGTTGGCCATCTGTTGCACAGCGATGTTGATGAAACCTTCGGCAACCTCTTCGGCCGGGCGCTGGGTCCGCTCGGCCAGCTCACCAAACTTGGTCTGCACAGCCTCCAGGCTCAGGGCTTCGTCAGCATGGGGCCCAAACACCTTGGGAAAATAGCGCGGCTGAATCTTGCCCATCATCACATTCGCGTCGGTCACGGCCAGTGCACCACCCCGACGGTAGCTGGCCGGGCCAGGGTTGGCACCTGCACTCTGTGGCCCCACGCGAAAGCGCGAACCGTCAAATGCCAGCAACGATCCGCCACCCGCCGCCACGGTGTGGATGCTCATCATGGGTGCACGCATGCGAACACCGGCCACCTGGGTCTCGAACTCGCGTTCAAACTCACCAGCGTAGTGCGACACGTCGGTAGACGTTCCTCCCATGTCAAAGCCAATGGTTTTCTCTATGCCCGCAATGGCCGCGGTGCGCGCCATGCCCACAATGCCACCGGCCGGGCCGCTCAGGATCGCGTCCTTACCCTGGAAGCTGTGCGCGTCTGTCAATCCGCCGCTGGACTGCATAAAGAACAGCTTCACACCGGGCATCTCACCGGCCACCTGCTCCACATAACGGCGCAGGATGGGTGACAGGTAGGCGTCCACCACGGTGGTATCGCCCCGGCTGACAAACTTCATCATCGGGCTGGTTTCATGCGAGGTGCTCACTTGGGTGAAACCGATCTCGCGTGCCAGGTGGGCTGCAGCCTGTTCATGGGCGGTATAGCGGTAGCCGTGCATGAAAACGATGGAAACACTGCGTAGCCCCCGTGCATATTGCTTGGTCAGCTCTTCTTTTAATAGCGCTTCATCCAGGGCCTGGACGACTTCACCATGGGCACCCATGCGCTCCTGCGCCTCCACCACAGCGCTGTACAGCAGCTCAGGCAACATGATGTTGCGGTCAAAGATGCGGGGGCGGTTCTGGTAGGCAATGCGCAGGGCATCGCGGAAGCCGCGCGTGGTAACCAGCAGGGTGGGCTCGCCCTTGCGCTCCAGCAGCGCGTTGGTGGCCACGGTGGTGCCCATCTTCACACACTCCACCAGATCGGGGGTCACAGGTTCACCTTTTTGTAGGCCCAGCAGGTGGCGTATGCCGGCCACCGCCGCGTCCTTGTACTGCTCGGGGTTTTCGCTGAGCAGTTTGTGGGTGACCAGGGTGCCGTCGGGGCGTTTGCCCACGATGTCCGTGAACGTGCCGCCACGGTCAATCCAGAATTGCCAGAGTTTGCGGTCGAGGGTGTTGTTATGGTTTTGCATAGTAAGAAGTCTCTTGTAAGGAAGTGACAGACAGGTCTAGTTGAAGTAATAGGGAACAAAGATATCGCTTGCGCCGTGGCCTACCGAGCGCACCCATTCGCGGGAGAATCGTTCGCCAATGCGTTTGAGATCGGACTCCAGCTCGGCGGATATACGGTCCACCTTGATGCCGTTGGCCTGCAGTTCTTTGGTGGCCGATTGGGCAATCGCCTCGCTGGCCACCCAGCCCCGGCTTTCCGCTTCGGCCGCGGCCTTCACCACGGTGGCACGGGCATCGGGCGCCAGCGCGTCAAAGGCCTTGGCGTTGACAAATACGATGTTCTTGGGAAACCAGGCGCTGATTTCGTAATAGTGTTTGAGGGGGCCCCAGACCTTGTTTTCCACACCGGTCACAGCCGAGGTGATCATGGCGTCCATGCGGCCTTCATTGGCGGCTTTGCCCACATCCACCATGGCCACATCCACCGAACGGGCGCCCAGCATTTCGGCCAGGCGCACCGTGGTCTGGTTGTAGGTGCGCATCTTGATGTTCTTGAAGTCGTTCATGGACTTCACCGGCTGTGTGGTGTACAGCCCTTGGGGGGGCCAGGGCACGGCGTACAGAATCTTCAGGCCGCGCTGGGCAAACTCACGCTCCATGCCCGGGCGCTGCAGCTCCCACAGGCGCTGCGCACGTTTGTAAGAGCCCACCACAAAAGGGATGGAGTCCGCCCCGGCAATGGGAATGTCCTTGACCATGCTGGTCATGATAGTTTCGCCGGCCTGCACCTTGCCTTCTTCTACGGCCTGGCGTATGTCACCCAGCTTGAACAGGCTGCCATTGGGCGCCAGATCGATGGCCAGCTGGCCCTTGGTTGCGGCCTTTACGTCCCGTGCGAACTGCGCAATGTTCTCCGTGTGAAACGACTCGGCCCGGTAGCCGGTGGCCAGTTTCCAGGATGTTTGGGCGTGCGCTACCGAGGCCGCGCACAGGGCCGCAATCAGAATCGTTTTCATGGGAGTCTCCGAAGAGGTTAAGGGGGTGCCTGGTAGCCCCAGGCGGGGCAAGAACGTCAGCTCATGTTGCGGGGCATCCACAACACAATGTCGGGCACAAAGTAGGTCAGGAACACCATGACCACCATGACCATGAAGAAGGGGAACGCCACCTTGGCCAGGTACATCAGTTGTTTCTTGGTCAGGCCCTGCAACACAAAGAGGTTGAAGCCCACCGGCGGCGTGATCTGCGCCATTTCCACCACCAACACGATGAAGATGCCGAACCAGATCAGGTCAAAACCGGCCTTCTCTACCGTGGGCAACAGCACCGCCATGGTCAGCACCACCATGGAGATGCCATCCAGGAAGCAGCCCAGTACGATAAAGAAGCCAATCAACATCACGATCAGCATCAGTGGCGACAGATTGAGGCCACCGATGAATTCAGCCAGGTGCCGTGGCAAGCCTATAAAACCCATGGCCAGTGTCAGAAAGGCAGCACCGGCCAAAATCAAACCGATCATGCAGTACACGCGGCAGGCAGCCATCAGTCCCGACTTGAAGGTGGACCACGACAGTGACCGCTCGATGGCAGACAAGAACAAGGATCCACCAACACCCAGTGCCGCCGCTTCGGTGGCAGTGGCCACACCCGAATAAATGGAACCCAGCACCAGTGCAATCAGCGACACCACGGGGATCAGGTTGCGTCCCTCGTAAATCTTCTGCACAAAACTCATGGAAGCGTCGGCGGCGGGTATCTTGTCCTTGTTGAACAGCGACCACACAATGATGTAACCACTGAAGAGCGCAGCCAACACCAGGCCCGGTATCACACCAGCCATGAACAGCTTGGCAATCGACACATTGGCCGCCACGCCATACACAATCATGATGATGGACGGCGGAATCAAGAGGCCCAGGGTGCTGGCGCCGGCCAGGGTACCGATGGAGATGTCATTCGGGTAACCGCGCTTCTTGAGCTCGGGCAAAGAGATCTTGCCGATGGTGGCGCAAGTAGCGGCGCTAGACCCCGACACGGCCGCAAAAATCGTGCTGCCGATCACATTCACATGCAGCAGGCGACCGGGCAGCCAACCAACCCAGGGTGCCAGGCCCTTGAACAGGCCTTCCGACAGTTTGCTGCGGAACAGGATCTCACCCATCCACAAAAACAGCGGCAAGGCGGTCAGCGTCCAGCTGGATGTGGACCCCCAGATAGTGAGCAGCATGGCGTCACCCACCGGGCGCTGGGTGAACAGCTCCATGGCAATCACCGCGACCCCCAGCAGAGACAGACCGATCCACAGGCCGGAGCCCAGCACAATAAAGAGCATCAGAATCAATGCCGCGGCAATCAAGATATCCATGGTGTTCTCGCTTTAGTTATGGATGGGGTTTATTCGGCACGGGCGGATTCGCCATCGACTTCTTCAAAAAAGGCGCGACCCTGGATACGGCTGACCAAGGCATCGATAAACGCCACGGCAAAACCAATACAACCCAACAGCATGAAGACTTGGGGAATCCACAGCGGGGTGACATCGGCACCGGCTGACACGTCGTGGTAAACGTACGACTGCCACACCATGCGACCGGCATACCAGGCAAAGAAAATGGTCAGTGCAGACGCTGCGGCCAGGCACCAGTACTCCAAGATGTTGAGCACGCGGGGGTGGCAGTTTTGCAGCACCATGTTGACGCGGATATGGTCACCGTGGCGCAGGGATGCTGGCAAGGCCAGGAACAAGGTAGCGGCTATGGCGTAGCCTGCATAGGCATCCAGGCCGGGTATGTCCCACAGAAATTGGCGGGCTGCAACACCGAGCAGGATGATGCCAAACGTAGCAACCATGGCCACGCCCGAGAGGGCCAGCAGCAGCTTATAGAAATTTTTGACGAGCGTATTCATGGCGTACTCCTGGAGGACCACACAAGTTGGGTTTATGGGGGGGGTTGCAGGCCTGCGCAACAGGCTTCCTGCTCCGTACCGGGCAAGGGCGTCCGCCCTGCCCCGATACGTGTGATGCGCTGGATTTACCGCTTTTTGTACGCTTCGATGATGGCGATGCCATCGGGACCGGCGGCGGCCATCCATTCTTTCACCATGGTGTCACCAATGGCACCCAAGCCGTCCCGCACTTCGTCAGTCGCCAGGCCCGTGGTCATGCCGTTTTTGCCCAGTTCTTTCACATAGGCAAAGTCCTTGGCCTTGCTGGCTTCCCAGCCACGCACTTCGGCGGCTTTACCGGCAGCGATCACGGCGTCCTGGGTGGCCTTGTCCAAGGCATCAAAGGCCTTCTTGTTCACCACCGTAGCATTGCGTGGCAACCATGCATTAACGATGTAGAAAAACTTGGTTTGTTCGTACAGCTTGCTGTCAATACCACTCGCGCTGGATGTCAGAAAATTGTCTACCGCACCCGTAGCCAGCGCCTGGCCCAATTCAGCCAGCTGAATGGTCACGGGCTGCGCCTTGACCAGTTGTGCGATTTTGGTCGTGGCAGGGTTGTAGGCTCGCATTTTGGTGCCAGCAAAGTCAGACATCTTGGTGATGGGCTTGATGGAGTACAAAGACTGGCCGGGCCATGGCACCGAGAACAAGAGCTTCATACCCTGGCTCTCCAGTAGTTTTTCGGTGGCGGGCT from Rhodoferax sp. AJA081-3 includes these protein-coding regions:
- the rfaD gene encoding ADP-glyceromanno-heptose 6-epimerase, giving the protein MTRIVVTGAAGFIGSNIIKGLNARGIDDIIAVDDLKQGDKFRNLAGLRIADYVDADIFYEAFAGGSYGQIEAVFHEGACSDTMELDGKYMMANNYTLSCQLFHACQKRGARLLYASSAATYGGSDTFREEPAFELPLNVYGYSKLLFDQRMRRECGSDFQRTKAGKTNQVVGFRYFNVYGPHEQHKGRMASVAYHQFHQFHAEGKVKLFGDYGGYAAGGQMRDFVYIDDVVAVNLWFFDHPGESGIYNLGTGQAQPFNDVALTVVNTLREQRGESALSLQQAAADGLIEYIAFPEALRGKYQSYTQADLSALRSTGCQHAFANVQSGVRAYVQALTASR
- a CDS encoding helix-hairpin-helix domain-containing protein yields the protein MLKKILVLAVLLYASLSFAAVDVNKATAAELDGIKGIGPGISTKIIDERKKGNFKDWNDFVERVKGVGEGNAAKFSAEGMTVNGAAFKGAAAAPVAKADAKPAAAAPAAAPAPAAAPAAKEEKKDPKAEAKMKAEEAKKAKAEEKAKKAEEAKAKKEAAKQAKEDAKKAKADAAATAAPATPAAPAAPAASAPKATASAAKK
- a CDS encoding ABC transporter substrate-binding protein, with protein sequence MTPLPLVKLSCMVLLAGAVSSAHAQCTRLVLAADPDYPPLHWYDGNTMHGASIAIAKRVLDDLKIPYEVRYLGPFPRVMAAAERGDIDMVATLKKTPEREAFLLYPKTAAFVNPVAVFTSRDRPITFNSRADLIGLRGGITRSNVFGDGFDEYMKQNLTIEEANSPANNFSKLGADRLDYFITGYYTGMAHLLKRGDEERFVAKSPFLVETANYMVLTRKGQCADKLDAIDTRLSLLKKSGALDELIRQSFAQWKANPVVVVK
- a CDS encoding PAS domain-containing sensor histidine kinase, with the translated sequence MNSKDSVDIAVALTERLLREQQMIFDRAATGILFTRDRRIQRCNPAFEAIFGWEHNQMQGQPTRVMYASDQAWAENGALVYPALSAHGRFDGELCYSNHRGEPIWCRVTASWVHADNPDEGAVWLMEDVTLARAASIALQESEARFVRLFDQSPMPMGYSSSSDGFSSTVWNDAWFETFGFDRAAAQGQSGLTLGLWVNPQERVHRLDRALRGEAIHNEEAQLQRADGAIRWVSLSSRSFVEATRTLVVFTYFDVTERRLAQEEVLALNTQLEARVAQRTAELLLVNQELTQALATLELARDQLVQSEKLAALGSLVTGVAHELNTPIGNCVTAVSALDYRVAELAQLAEAGLKRSDLQSFLDDSRQATDLMGRNITRAATLITSFKQVAVDQTSSQRRQFSLATAIAEILLTLKPLVAKSACTLTCDALQDAALDSFPGPLGQVLTHLIENAILHGYDKGQTAGHIAVDACCVGADHATISVRDFGSGIPLAHRRHLFEPFFTTRLGQGGSGLGLYVVHNITTGVLGGTVAVDSVEGQGATFTITIPLVAPACKRVLDRVGSAQSSQLNRMPVAI
- a CDS encoding hydantoinase B/oxoprolinase family protein, which gives rise to MQNHNNTLDRKLWQFWIDRGGTFTDIVGKRPDGTLVTHKLLSENPEQYKDAAVAGIRHLLGLQKGEPVTPDLVECVKMGTTVATNALLERKGEPTLLVTTRGFRDALRIAYQNRPRIFDRNIMLPELLYSAVVEAQERMGAHGEVVQALDEALLKEELTKQYARGLRSVSIVFMHGYRYTAHEQAAAHLAREIGFTQVSTSHETSPMMKFVSRGDTTVVDAYLSPILRRYVEQVAGEMPGVKLFFMQSSGGLTDAHSFQGKDAILSGPAGGIVGMARTAAIAGIEKTIGFDMGGTSTDVSHYAGEFEREFETQVAGVRMRAPMMSIHTVAAGGGSLLAFDGSRFRVGPQSAGANPGPASYRRGGALAVTDANVMMGKIQPRYFPKVFGPHADEALSLEAVQTKFGELAERTQRPAEEVAEGFINIAVQQMANAIKKISVARGYDVTSYTLQCFGGAGGQHACLVADALGMTRVFVHPLAGVLSAYGMGLADQSVIREQAVEVKLNPEALAAIVVQLDELAAHAQGELTRQQVNHGHITTHRRVHVRYEGSDAALVVPYPTAGANAADVAARIVAGFEAAYRQRFAFLMEGKGLIVEAVSVEAVIAGDAPAEPRHAMHAPRDLQASGAVREMVRMYSGGEWVQAALVVREDLRPGDVIPGPAIIAEKNATTVVEPGWQATLTEFDHLALVRTAKRAIKYAVGTTVDPVLLEVFNNLFMNIAEQMGLQLQNTAYSVNIKERLDFSCALFDAAGNLIANAPHMPVHLGSMGESIKTVVRENANTMQPGDVYVLNDPYHGGTHLPDITVITPVYMDGKPTFYVGSRGHHADVGGTTPGSMPPFSTRIEEEGVQINNFKLVDRGVLREAEMVALLSSGEYPSRNTQQNMADLNAQIAANEKGVQELRKMVEQFGLDVVQAYMRHVQDNAEESVRRVITRLKDGAFTLPLDNGAQIQVAIRVNAKERSAVIDFTGTSPQQINNFNAPTAVCMAAVLYVFRTLVDDDIPLNAGCLKPLEVIIPQGSMLNPNPPASVVAGNVETSSCITNALYGALGVMAASQCTMNNFTFGNAQYQYYETISGGSGAGVMTNLAGEVVGGFNGTSVVQTHMTNSRLTDPEIFEFRFPVRLESYEIRAGSGGAGKWHGGDGGVRRVRFLENMTASILSNGRSHGAFGMAGGQPGQVGVNRVLRANGEVEQLGHIGQAEMHAGDIFEISTPGGGGYGA
- a CDS encoding TRAP transporter substrate-binding protein — its product is MKTILIAALCAASVAHAQTSWKLATGYRAESFHTENIAQFARDVKAATKGQLAIDLAPNGSLFKLGDIRQAVEEGKVQAGETIMTSMVKDIPIAGADSIPFVVGSYKRAQRLWELQRPGMEREFAQRGLKILYAVPWPPQGLYTTQPVKSMNDFKNIKMRTYNQTTVRLAEMLGARSVDVAMVDVGKAANEGRMDAMITSAVTGVENKVWGPLKHYYEISAWFPKNIVFVNAKAFDALAPDARATVVKAAAEAESRGWVASEAIAQSATKELQANGIKVDRISAELESDLKRIGERFSREWVRSVGHGASDIFVPYYFN
- a CDS encoding TRAP transporter large permease, yielding MDILIAAALILMLFIVLGSGLWIGLSLLGVAVIAMELFTQRPVGDAMLLTIWGSTSSWTLTALPLFLWMGEILFRSKLSEGLFKGLAPWVGWLPGRLLHVNVIGSTIFAAVSGSSAATCATIGKISLPELKKRGYPNDISIGTLAGASTLGLLIPPSIIMIVYGVAANVSIAKLFMAGVIPGLVLAALFSGYIIVWSLFNKDKIPAADASMSFVQKIYEGRNLIPVVSLIALVLGSIYSGVATATEAAALGVGGSLFLSAIERSLSWSTFKSGLMAACRVYCMIGLILAGAAFLTLAMGFIGLPRHLAEFIGGLNLSPLMLIVMLIGFFIVLGCFLDGISMVVLTMAVLLPTVEKAGFDLIWFGIFIVLVVEMAQITPPVGFNLFVLQGLTKKQLMYLAKVAFPFFMVMVVMVFLTYFVPDIVLWMPRNMS
- a CDS encoding TRAP transporter small permease, with the protein product MNTLVKNFYKLLLALSGVAMVATFGIILLGVAARQFLWDIPGLDAYAGYAIAATLFLALPASLRHGDHIRVNMVLQNCHPRVLNILEYWCLAAASALTIFFAWYAGRMVWQSYVYHDVSAGADVTPLWIPQVFMLLGCIGFAVAFIDALVSRIQGRAFFEEVDGESARAE